A single region of the Nocardioides aurantiacus genome encodes:
- a CDS encoding YibE/F family protein produces the protein MSHSHVHDPADLAEVAVRPAARVALLVSLAVAGLATVLGLVLLWPSGDPQVEDPSAAFAAPGVTFHKADVTAVAPACESAEASAQGGEDGQRCGAVRATVLSGSREGERISIQVPPEVSSSGLRAGDRIEVMQLPDSGAEPTGTEQQFSFFSVDRNAPVGWLALAFVLAVAAVARLRGVLALVGLGFGAFVLVRFMLPALLEGSDGLLVAVVGSSAIMYVVLYLAHGLSIRTSAALAGTLLGVAVTALIGVLAIDRTRLSGVSDETGSLLSTFVTDLDFQGLLTCAVIVAGLGVLNDVTITQASSVWELRGVAPELGRAELFSRAMRIGRDHIASTIYTVVFAYSGAALSVLLLLYFYERPALSLVSTEEIAEEIVRTLASGIGLVLAVPITTAIAALTVEGPRVRVGAGATSHRAG, from the coding sequence GTGAGCCACTCGCACGTCCACGACCCCGCCGACCTGGCCGAGGTGGCCGTCCGGCCCGCCGCGCGTGTCGCCCTGCTGGTCTCATTGGCCGTCGCGGGCCTCGCCACCGTGCTGGGGCTGGTGCTGCTCTGGCCGTCGGGCGACCCCCAGGTGGAGGACCCGAGCGCGGCGTTCGCGGCCCCCGGTGTGACCTTCCACAAGGCCGACGTGACCGCGGTCGCCCCGGCCTGCGAGAGCGCGGAGGCCAGCGCGCAGGGCGGCGAGGACGGCCAGCGCTGCGGCGCGGTCCGCGCGACCGTGCTCTCGGGCAGCCGCGAGGGCGAGCGGATCTCGATCCAGGTGCCGCCCGAGGTCAGCAGCTCGGGGCTGCGCGCCGGTGACCGCATCGAGGTGATGCAGCTGCCCGACAGCGGCGCCGAGCCGACCGGCACCGAGCAGCAGTTCTCCTTCTTCAGCGTCGACCGCAACGCACCGGTGGGCTGGCTCGCGCTCGCCTTCGTGCTCGCGGTCGCCGCCGTCGCCCGGCTGCGCGGCGTCCTGGCGCTGGTGGGCCTGGGCTTCGGTGCCTTCGTGCTGGTGCGGTTCATGCTGCCCGCGCTGCTCGAGGGGTCCGACGGCCTGCTCGTGGCGGTGGTCGGCTCCTCCGCGATCATGTACGTCGTCCTCTACCTCGCCCACGGCCTGTCGATCCGCACCAGCGCGGCGCTGGCCGGCACCCTGCTCGGCGTCGCCGTCACCGCCCTGATCGGCGTGCTGGCCATCGACCGGACCCGGCTCAGCGGGGTCAGCGACGAGACCGGGTCGCTGCTCTCGACCTTCGTCACCGACCTGGACTTCCAGGGCCTCCTGACCTGCGCGGTGATCGTCGCCGGCCTCGGCGTCCTCAACGACGTCACCATCACCCAGGCGTCCTCGGTCTGGGAGCTGCGCGGCGTCGCCCCCGAGCTCGGCCGGGCCGAGCTGTTCTCGCGCGCCATGCGGATCGGCCGCGACCACATCGCCTCGACCATCTACACCGTCGTGTTCGCCTACTCCGGCGCGGCGCTGTCGGTGCTGCTGCTCCTCTACTTCTACGAGCGTCCCGCCCTCTCGCTGGTCTCGACCGAGGAGATCGCCGAGGAGATCGTCCGCACCCTCGCCTCGGGCATCGGCCTCGTCCTCGCCGTCCCGATCACCACCGCCATCGCCGCCCTGACCGTCGAGGGACCGCGGGTCCGGGTCGGTGCGGGCGCCACGTCCCACCGCGCGGGGTAG
- a CDS encoding amidase, whose amino-acid sequence MAELHDLTALEQGAAIRAGETTSAELVEHYLRRIETEPYGAFVTVTADRARAASTDGDGPLAGVPTAVKDLNLTAGVTTELGSAAYAGFVPDVDDEVVRRIGVAGMPVLGKTATPEFGSPCYTEPEGRPPAVTPWDPTRMAGGSSGGAAAAVAAGLVPVAQGSDGGGSIRIPASCCGLVGLKPSRGRISAAPTYGDPVGLSTSGTLARTVRDAAALLDVLAGRAVGDPSWAPPPATPFLAACDREPGRLRVARFVDPVIADVAVDPGCVAAWEELSARLEALGHEVVDVPSPLPHEAVPVFETCWSVLTAQSVVGLSPEQRAVIRPLTRWLADRAEEVSGVAFGLAIGELRRLAAGALTRLAAYDLVLTPTLASPPLPVGAIRDDADPAADFEAQKQFTPYTSLWNLTGSPAVSLPTHHTPEGLPVGTMLAARPGEEALLLSVAAQVEASYAEEGRAWRDRVPPGW is encoded by the coding sequence ATGGCCGAGCTGCACGACCTGACCGCCCTCGAGCAGGGAGCCGCGATCCGGGCGGGGGAGACCACCAGCGCCGAGCTCGTCGAGCACTACCTGCGACGCATCGAGACCGAGCCGTACGGCGCCTTCGTCACCGTCACCGCCGACCGGGCGCGGGCCGCGTCGACCGACGGGGACGGTCCGCTCGCCGGGGTGCCGACCGCGGTCAAGGACCTCAACCTCACCGCCGGCGTGACCACCGAGCTCGGCTCCGCGGCGTACGCCGGGTTCGTGCCCGACGTCGACGACGAGGTCGTGCGACGGATCGGGGTGGCCGGGATGCCGGTGCTGGGCAAGACCGCGACGCCCGAGTTCGGCTCGCCCTGCTACACCGAGCCCGAGGGTCGGCCGCCGGCCGTCACGCCGTGGGACCCCACCCGGATGGCCGGGGGCTCCAGCGGGGGAGCGGCGGCCGCCGTCGCCGCCGGCCTGGTGCCGGTCGCGCAGGGATCCGACGGCGGCGGGTCGATCCGGATCCCGGCCAGCTGTTGCGGCCTGGTCGGGCTCAAGCCCAGCCGGGGCCGGATCAGCGCCGCCCCGACGTACGGCGACCCGGTCGGGCTCTCGACCAGCGGCACCCTCGCCCGCACCGTGCGCGACGCGGCGGCGCTCCTCGACGTGCTCGCCGGCCGGGCCGTCGGCGACCCGTCGTGGGCGCCCCCGCCGGCCACGCCGTTCCTCGCCGCGTGCGACCGGGAGCCGGGCCGACTGCGGGTGGCGCGCTTCGTCGATCCGGTCATCGCCGACGTGGCCGTGGACCCCGGGTGCGTCGCGGCGTGGGAGGAGCTGAGCGCCCGGCTGGAGGCGCTGGGTCACGAGGTCGTCGACGTGCCCTCACCGCTGCCCCACGAGGCCGTGCCCGTGTTCGAGACCTGCTGGTCGGTGCTGACCGCGCAGTCGGTCGTCGGCCTGTCACCGGAGCAGCGCGCGGTCATCCGGCCGCTGACCCGGTGGCTGGCCGACCGCGCCGAGGAGGTCTCCGGGGTGGCGTTCGGGCTGGCGATCGGCGAGCTGCGACGGCTCGCCGCCGGGGCGCTGACCCGGCTCGCGGCGTACGACCTCGTGCTGACGCCGACGCTCGCCTCCCCGCCGCTCCCGGTCGGCGCGATCCGCGACGACGCCGACCCCGCGGCCGACTTCGAGGCGCAGAAGCAGTTCACGCCGTACACCTCGCTGTGGAACCTCACCGGCAGCCCCGCGGTCTCGCTGCCCACCCACCACACCCCCGAGGGCCTCCCTGTCGGCACGATGCTCGCCGCCCGCCCCGGCGAGGAGGCGCTCCTGCTGTCCGTCGCCGCCCAGGTCGAGGCGTCGTACGCCGAGGAGGGGCGCGCCTGGCGCGACCGGGTGCCGCCCGGGTGGTGA
- a CDS encoding TrpB-like pyridoxal phosphate-dependent enzyme — translation MTDVKQHKILLDEGEMPTRWYNVLHDLPTPPPPPLHPGTGQPIGPDDLTPLFPMALIEQEVSTEQYLDIPEEVLDVYRLWRPSPLFRAHRLEKALGTPARIYYKYEGVSPAGSHKPNTAVPQAFYNKQAGISKLTTETGAGQWGTSLAFACAQYDMECEIWQVRASYDQKPYRRMMIETFGGTVHPSPSELTEAGRAILAEHPDSTGSLGIAISEAVEVAAQDPTVNYALGSVLNHVLLHQTIIGEEALLQLAKVGETPDLLVGCTGGGSNFGGLMFPFLREKWAGRMSPEVRAVEPTACPTLTQGTYAYDFGDTAGMTPLMKMHTLGHDFVPDPIHSGGLRYHGMSPLISHLYETGEIGAVAKPQSECFAAGVLFARTEGIVPAPEPTHALAAAIEEALRCKETGEEKVILTALCGHGHLDLPAYASYLAGTIEDTSWEDDALQSAVAEALTKLPQLS, via the coding sequence ATGACGGACGTGAAGCAGCACAAGATCCTGCTGGACGAGGGCGAGATGCCCACCCGCTGGTACAACGTGCTCCACGACCTGCCCACGCCCCCGCCGCCGCCGCTGCACCCCGGCACCGGCCAGCCGATCGGCCCCGACGACCTCACGCCGCTGTTCCCGATGGCGCTGATCGAGCAGGAGGTCTCCACCGAGCAGTACCTCGACATCCCCGAGGAGGTGCTCGACGTCTACCGGCTGTGGCGGCCCAGCCCGCTGTTCCGGGCGCACCGCCTCGAGAAGGCGCTCGGCACCCCGGCGCGGATCTACTACAAGTACGAGGGCGTCTCGCCCGCCGGCTCCCACAAGCCCAACACCGCCGTGCCGCAGGCGTTCTACAACAAGCAGGCGGGCATCTCGAAGCTCACCACCGAGACCGGTGCGGGCCAGTGGGGCACGTCGCTGGCGTTCGCGTGCGCGCAGTACGACATGGAGTGCGAGATCTGGCAGGTGCGGGCGTCGTACGACCAGAAGCCCTACCGCCGGATGATGATCGAGACCTTCGGCGGCACCGTGCACCCCAGCCCCTCGGAGCTGACCGAGGCCGGCCGGGCGATCCTCGCCGAGCACCCCGACTCCACCGGCTCCCTCGGCATCGCGATCAGCGAGGCGGTCGAGGTCGCCGCGCAGGACCCGACGGTCAACTACGCCCTCGGCAGCGTGCTCAACCACGTGCTGCTGCACCAGACGATCATCGGGGAGGAGGCGCTGCTCCAGCTGGCCAAGGTGGGGGAGACCCCCGACCTGCTGGTGGGCTGCACCGGCGGCGGCTCCAACTTCGGCGGGCTGATGTTCCCGTTCCTGCGCGAGAAGTGGGCCGGGCGGATGTCGCCCGAGGTGCGCGCCGTCGAGCCCACCGCCTGCCCGACCCTGACCCAGGGCACCTACGCCTACGACTTCGGCGACACCGCGGGCATGACGCCCCTGATGAAGATGCACACGCTGGGCCACGACTTCGTGCCCGACCCGATCCACTCCGGTGGGCTGCGCTACCACGGCATGAGCCCGCTGATCAGCCACCTCTACGAGACCGGCGAGATCGGCGCGGTGGCCAAGCCCCAGTCGGAGTGCTTCGCCGCCGGTGTGCTCTTCGCCCGCACCGAGGGCATCGTCCCGGCGCCCGAACCGACCCACGCGCTCGCCGCCGCGATCGAGGAGGCGCTGCGCTGCAAGGAGACCGGCGAGGAGAAGGTCATCCTCACCGCCCTGTGCGGCCACGGCCACCTCGACCTCCCGGCCTACGCCTCCTACCTCGCCGGCACCATCGAGGACACCTCCTGGGAGGACGACGCCCTCCAGTCGGCCGTCGCCGAGGCGCTGACCAAGCTGCCGCAGCTCTCCTGA
- the cimA gene encoding citramalate synthase, with product MTPTGDLFHVYDTTLRDGAQQEGLTLSVADKLAVARHIDGLGVGFIEGGWPGANPRDTEFFRRARAELHLEHARLAAFGATRRAGLAAADDPLVAALRDSGAGVVTLVAKSHDRHVELALRTTLAENLAMVRDTVSHLRAEGQRVFLDAEHFFDGYRDNRDYALEVLRTAFEAGAEVAALCDTNGGMLPGWVGDVVHDVVETTGVRVGIHCHNDTGCAVANTLAAVDAGATHVQGTLNGYGERTGNADLVTVVANLELKLDRQVLPPGLLAEATRVAHAVAEVTNVPPASRQPYVGTSAFAHKAGLHASAIKVDPDLYQHMDPAGVGNDMRLLVSDMAGRASIELKGRELGFELGPELVQRVTGRVKELESRGWTFEAADASFELLLLEEVEGTRPSYVEVESWRVITETRVAADALSEATVKLRAGGARIVVTGEGNGPVNALDSALRQAISQLYPEIVKFELIDYKVRILDQGHGTDAITRVLIETTDGQGSWVTVGVGPNVIEASWHALIDGLTFGLRRHDA from the coding sequence ATGACCCCCACCGGTGACCTGTTCCACGTCTACGACACGACGCTGCGCGACGGTGCCCAGCAGGAGGGCCTGACCCTCTCGGTCGCCGACAAGCTCGCGGTCGCGCGGCACATCGACGGGCTCGGGGTCGGGTTCATCGAGGGCGGGTGGCCGGGGGCCAACCCCCGTGACACGGAGTTCTTCCGGCGGGCCCGCGCGGAGCTCCACCTCGAGCACGCCCGGCTGGCGGCCTTCGGTGCGACCCGGCGCGCGGGCCTGGCCGCCGCCGACGACCCGCTCGTGGCCGCGCTGCGCGACTCCGGCGCCGGCGTGGTGACGCTCGTGGCCAAGTCGCACGACCGCCACGTCGAGCTGGCCCTGCGCACCACGCTGGCCGAGAACCTCGCGATGGTGCGCGACACCGTGTCCCACCTGCGGGCGGAGGGACAGCGCGTCTTCCTGGACGCCGAGCACTTCTTCGACGGCTACCGCGACAACCGCGACTACGCCCTCGAGGTGCTGCGCACCGCCTTCGAGGCCGGCGCCGAGGTCGCCGCGCTGTGCGACACCAACGGCGGCATGCTGCCGGGCTGGGTCGGCGACGTGGTGCACGACGTCGTGGAGACCACCGGCGTCCGCGTCGGCATCCACTGCCACAACGACACCGGCTGCGCCGTCGCCAACACCCTGGCCGCCGTCGACGCCGGCGCCACCCACGTGCAGGGCACGCTCAACGGCTACGGCGAGCGCACCGGCAACGCCGACCTCGTCACGGTCGTGGCCAACCTCGAGCTCAAGCTCGACCGGCAGGTGCTGCCCCCCGGCCTGCTCGCCGAGGCCACCCGGGTCGCGCACGCCGTCGCCGAGGTCACCAACGTGCCGCCCGCCTCGCGCCAGCCCTACGTCGGCACCTCGGCCTTCGCGCACAAGGCCGGCCTGCACGCCAGCGCCATCAAGGTCGACCCCGACCTCTACCAGCACATGGACCCCGCGGGCGTCGGCAACGACATGAGGCTCCTGGTCTCCGACATGGCCGGACGGGCCTCGATCGAGCTGAAGGGGCGCGAGCTCGGCTTCGAGCTCGGCCCCGAGCTGGTGCAGCGGGTCACCGGGCGGGTCAAGGAGCTGGAGTCGCGCGGCTGGACCTTCGAGGCGGCCGACGCGTCGTTCGAGCTGCTGCTCCTCGAGGAGGTCGAGGGGACGCGGCCGTCGTACGTCGAGGTGGAGTCGTGGCGCGTCATCACCGAGACCCGGGTCGCCGCCGACGCGCTGTCCGAGGCGACGGTCAAGCTGCGGGCCGGGGGCGCCCGGATCGTGGTGACCGGCGAGGGCAACGGCCCGGTCAACGCGCTGGACTCGGCGCTGCGGCAGGCGATCAGCCAGCTCTACCCCGAGATCGTGAAGTTCGAGCTGATCGACTACAAGGTCCGGATCCTCGACCAGGGCCACGGCACCGACGCGATCACCCGGGTGCTCATCGAGACCACCGACGGCCAGGGTTCGTGGGTCACCGTCGGGGTGGGGCCCAACGTCATCGAGGCGTCCTGGCACGCGCTCATCGACGGCCTGACCTTCGGGCTGCGCCGCCACGACGCCTGA
- a CDS encoding matrixin family metalloprotease, which translates to MSPRRTSVAPAALLSAVVLAVLAGLLAPLAPASAATSPAVTPAVAPAVTPAATPGRDDADGADALHLGDDAVHARTSGTARAAIAWRGSRLYVRETLPARWDWSLRTAIATWNASGSRITLVRTTSRRVAQVTVSYGDTGGAAGLATVGRTRGAFVELSSAYRVADATSAHTRVEVMNVLAHELGHVLGLDHTTTACSLMAPVLDVAGCGVVAAEHPGAYGCRTIDAPLASRLVRLYGGSPRVAPRGWCLIDPLPGSLGGVDISVRAGGLAVTWRPPTSVPAGSLVELRLWTGDCAQQPVDVVREFAPVSAGAWVEPSGLDSDCVTVGLVNRYGLARTLTGGIVSAGAVAVAPVAPAAP; encoded by the coding sequence ATGAGTCCCCGTCGTACGTCGGTAGCGCCGGCCGCCCTGCTGAGCGCCGTCGTGCTCGCGGTGCTGGCGGGCCTGCTGGCCCCGCTCGCCCCGGCGTCCGCCGCGACGAGCCCCGCGGTGACCCCGGCCGTCGCCCCGGCCGTCACCCCGGCCGCCACCCCGGGCCGCGACGACGCCGACGGCGCGGACGCCCTGCACCTCGGTGACGACGCGGTCCACGCGCGCACCTCCGGCACCGCCCGGGCGGCCATCGCGTGGCGCGGGTCGCGGCTCTACGTCCGCGAGACCCTGCCGGCCCGGTGGGACTGGAGCCTGCGCACCGCCATCGCCACGTGGAACGCCTCCGGCTCGCGGATCACGCTCGTCCGCACGACCAGCCGCCGGGTCGCCCAGGTGACCGTGTCCTACGGCGACACCGGCGGGGCGGCCGGCCTGGCCACGGTGGGACGCACCCGCGGCGCGTTCGTCGAGCTCAGCTCGGCGTACCGCGTGGCCGATGCCACCAGCGCCCACACCCGCGTCGAGGTGATGAACGTCCTCGCCCACGAGCTCGGCCACGTGCTCGGCCTGGACCACACCACCACGGCCTGCTCGCTGATGGCCCCCGTGCTCGACGTCGCCGGGTGCGGCGTGGTCGCCGCGGAGCACCCCGGCGCCTACGGCTGCCGGACCATCGACGCACCGCTGGCCTCCCGCCTGGTGCGGCTCTACGGCGGCTCCCCGCGGGTTGCCCCGCGGGGCTGGTGCCTCATCGACCCGCTGCCCGGGAGCCTCGGCGGGGTCGACATCTCGGTCCGGGCCGGCGGCCTCGCGGTCACCTGGCGGCCGCCGACGTCGGTGCCGGCCGGGTCGCTCGTCGAGCTCCGGCTGTGGACCGGCGACTGCGCCCAGCAGCCGGTCGACGTCGTGCGCGAGTTCGCGCCGGTGTCCGCAGGCGCCTGGGTCGAGCCGTCCGGGCTCGACAGCGACTGCGTGACCGTCGGGCTGGTCAACCGCTACGGGCTGGCCCGCACGCTCACGGGCGGGATCGTCTCCGCGGGTGCCGTCGCGGTGGCCCCGGTCGCGCCCGCCGCGCCCTGA